A stretch of Elgaria multicarinata webbii isolate HBS135686 ecotype San Diego chromosome 5, rElgMul1.1.pri, whole genome shotgun sequence DNA encodes these proteins:
- the LOC134399701 gene encoding olfactory receptor 52P1-like produces MAVFNESHATPASFILLGIPGLEASYHWLSIPLSSMYLMTLLGNCTILYTVKTEQSLHKPMYIFLCMLAAIDLVLSTSTLPKVLCIVWFRAGEIDFNACMVQMFFIHSFSVMESTVLVAMAFDRYVAICNPLRYDSILTNPLLAKIGSVVVLRGTVFITPIIILAARLPYCKTNVIVHTYCEHMAVVKLACSSIIANIVYGLLVALLVVGVDLLFITLSYCMIARAVMALPSRDARYKAFSTCAAHVVVILVSYTPALFTILTHRFGHHVLPHVHILLANFYLLFPPMLNPIVYGVKTKEIRDRVTHIVLRRKRLA; encoded by the coding sequence ATGGCCGTGTTCAACGAAAGCCATGCCACCCCCGCCTCCTTCATCCTGCTGGGTATCCCTGGCCTGGAAGCATCTTACCACTGGCTCTCCATCCCTCTCTCGTCGATGTATCTGATGACGCTGCTGGGAAATTGCACCATCTTGTACACCGTCAAAACGGAGCAGAGCCTCCACAAGCCCATGTACATCTTCCTCTGCATGCTGGCCGCCATAGACCTGGTCTTGTCCACTTCCACCCTGCCCAAGGTACTCTGCATCGTCTGGTTCCGAGCTGGTGAAATAGATTTCAATGCCTGCATGGTCCAGATGTTCTTTATCCATTCCTTCTCCGTCATGGAGTCAACTGTGCTCGTGGCGATGGCCTTTGACCGCTACGTGGCTATTTGCAACCCTTTGAGATATGACTCCATACTAACCAACCCATTGCTGGCCAAGATTGGCTCAGTGGTGGTCCTGAGGGGCACGGTCTTCATCACCCCGATTATCATCTTGGCGGCACGTCTTCCATACTGCAAGACCAACGTCATTGTTCACACCTACTGTGAGCACATGGCCGTGGTGAAGCTGGCGTGCTCAAGCATCATTGCCAACATTGTGTACGGGCTTCTTGTGGCTCTCCTGGTGGTGGGAGTGGATTTGCTGTTCATCACCTTGTCCTACTGCATGATTGCCAGGGCGGTCATGGCTCTGCCCTCAAGAGATGCCCGCTACAAAGCCTTCAGCACCTGTGCGGCTCACGTCGTGGTGATTCTGGTGTCCTACACCCCGGCTCTTTTCACCATATTAACCCACCGATTTGGCCATCATGTGTTACCTCACGTTCACATTCTCCTGGCCAACTTCTACCTCCTCTTTCCTCCCATGCTGAATCCCATTGTGTATGGGGTGAAGACCAAGGAGATCCGTGACCGAGTGACCCACATAGTTCTCAGGAGAAAGCGCCTTGCATGA
- the RPS11 gene encoding small ribosomal subunit protein uS17 → MADTQTERAYQKQPTIFQNKKRVLLGDTGKEKLPRYYKNIGLGFKTPKEATEGTYIDKKCPFTGNVSIRGRILSGVVTKMKMQRTIVIRRDYLHYIRKYNRFEKRHKNMSVHLSPCFRDVQIGDIVTVGECRPLSKTVRFNVLKVTKAAGTKKQFQKF, encoded by the exons ATGGCGGACACGCAG ACTGAGAGGGCTTATCAGAAGCAGCCTACCATCTTCCAGAACAAAAAGCGTGTGCTTCTGGGAGACACTGGCAAAGAGAAGCTCCCACGTTACTACAAGAACATTGGCCTGGGGTTCAAGACCCCCAAAGAG GCCACTGAGGGCACTTACATTGACAAGAAATGCCCTTTCACTGGTAATGTGTCGATTCGGGGCCGCATCCTGTCAG gTGTGGTCACCAAGATGAAGATGCAGCGTACCATCGTCATCCGTAGGGACTACTTGCACTACATCCGCAAGTACAACCGCTTTGAGAAACGCCACAAAAACATGTCTGTGCACCTGTCTCCTTGCTTCAG GGATGTGCAAATTGGGGATATTGTAACGGTGGGCGAGTGCCGTCCACTCAGCAAGACAGTCCGGTTCAATGTCCTCAAGGTGACCAAGGCTGCTGGTACCAAGAAGCAGTTCCAGAAGTTCTAA
- the LOC134399700 gene encoding olfactory receptor 52P1-like: MALTNWTHDFPSTFLLQGMEAYQVWFSVPVCTIYVVIVAGNCIILLVVATEPALHRPMCYFLCMLAAVDLAASTSTLPKMLCIFWFQAGEIQVSACLAQMFFIHALCMMESAVLLAMALDRYVAICFPLRYNSVFTGPLVAKMGMAGIVRGTLLMAPCPFLIRRLSFCQTNIIHHTYCEHMAVVKLACGDTSINRAYGLSVALIVIGGDLLCIGLSYFFIVRAVLHLSSHEARLKAFGTCGSHLCVILISYSPALFSFFTHRFGHHVAPQVHILLANLYLLFPPMLNPIVYGVRTKEIRERINVRLLQQILWDEAIVAKLAWL; encoded by the exons ATGGCACTGACTAATTGGACACACGACTTTCCTTCCACGTTCCTGCTGCAAGGCATGGAGGCATATCAGGTGTGGTTCTCAGTGCCCGTGTGCACCATCTACGTGGTAATAGTTGCTGGGAACTGCATCATCCTCTTGGTGGTGGCCACAGAGCCGGCCCTCCACAGGCCCATGTGCTACTTCCTCTGCATGCTGGCTGCCGTGGACTTGGCAGCCTCCACCTCCACCTTGCCCAAGATGCTCTGCATCTTCTGGTTCCAGGCTGGGGAGATCCAGGTCAGCGCCTGCCTGGCCCAGATGTTCTTCATCCATGCCTTGTGCATGATGGAGTCAGCGGTACTGCTGGCCATGGCGCTGGACCGTTATGTGGCCATCTGCTTCCCGCTGCGATACAACTCTGTCTTCACTGGCCCCCTCGTTGCCAAGATGGGCATGGCTGGCATCGTCAGGGGAACCCTGCTGATGGCCCCTTGCCCTTTCCTTATCAGAAGGTTGTCCTTTTGCCAGACGAACATCATTCACCACACGTACTGTGAGCACATGGCCGTGGTGAAGCTGGCCTGTGGAGACACAAGCATCAACCGGGCctatgggttgagtgtggctcTCATCGTCATTGGCGGGGACCTCCTATGCATCGGCCTCTCCTACTTCTTCATTGTCCGTGCGGTGCTGCACCTGTCTTCTCACGAGGCACGGCTCAAGGCCTTCGGCACCTGTGGCTCCCACCTCTGTGTCATCTTGATCTCTTACAGCCCTGCGCTCTTCTCCTTCTTCACCCACCGTTTCGGCCATCACGTGGCTCCTCAAGTCCACATCCTGCTGGCCAACCTctacctccttttccctcccatgCTGAACCCCATTGTGTATGGAGTTAGGACCAAGGAGATCAGGGAACGG atcaatgttc